One part of the Vibrio ponticus genome encodes these proteins:
- the modC gene encoding molybdenum ABC transporter ATP-binding protein ModC, with protein MSKLAIAFKQTLGDTAFDINVELPSRGITAIFGRSGAGKTSLINAVAGLTQPDSGHIEIDDHVLFSDKQGINVPTRDRRVGYVFQESRLFPHYRVKGNLLYGVKKTDDLYFKQIVELLALDDLLVRYPIELSGGEKQRVAIGRALLSKPDILLMDEPLASLDLPRKREVLPFLEHLANNVNIPILYVTHSLNEIIRLAEHIVVVENGTVVTTGAIDQVWASKAMRPWQSFAGQSSLFEAKLIDQIEEYALSGLQLAPDVVLWVQKVEADMDSKVRLQVRANDVSISLDKPQRTSIRNILHAEITDLETQSYGTHRQSVSVKLKLADNCFLWATITAWAKEELQLEVGMEVYAQIKGVSVTQRDIALSH; from the coding sequence ATGAGCAAATTAGCCATTGCATTTAAACAGACCCTCGGAGACACGGCATTTGATATCAATGTTGAATTACCTTCACGCGGTATTACTGCCATCTTTGGTCGCTCTGGGGCTGGAAAAACATCATTAATTAATGCCGTTGCAGGGTTAACCCAACCAGATAGCGGTCATATAGAAATCGATGACCACGTTCTGTTCAGTGATAAACAGGGCATTAATGTCCCAACTCGAGATAGACGCGTCGGCTACGTGTTTCAAGAGTCGCGCTTATTTCCTCACTATCGAGTAAAAGGCAATCTGCTCTATGGAGTAAAAAAAACGGATGATCTTTACTTCAAGCAAATCGTCGAGTTGTTAGCACTAGACGATCTGTTGGTGCGCTATCCGATTGAGTTGTCGGGCGGTGAAAAACAACGCGTCGCGATTGGCAGAGCACTGTTGTCCAAACCCGATATTTTACTCATGGATGAGCCGTTAGCCTCTTTGGACTTACCGCGTAAACGTGAGGTGTTGCCGTTTCTCGAGCATTTAGCCAACAACGTCAATATTCCAATCTTGTACGTGACTCATAGCTTAAATGAAATTATTCGCTTAGCGGAGCATATTGTGGTTGTGGAAAACGGCACAGTAGTGACGACTGGCGCGATAGACCAAGTATGGGCATCGAAAGCGATGCGCCCTTGGCAATCATTCGCGGGGCAAAGTTCATTGTTTGAAGCTAAGTTGATTGATCAGATTGAAGAATATGCCTTATCAGGGCTTCAGCTTGCGCCGGATGTGGTACTTTGGGTTCAGAAAGTGGAAGCTGACATGGATAGCAAAGTACGACTGCAAGTTCGTGCCAACGACGTGTCAATTAGTCTTGATAAGCCGCAAAGAACGTCAATTCGAAATATCTTGCACGCTGAAATAACCGATCTTGAAACGCAAAGTTATGGCACACATCGCCAAAGTGTATCGGTTAAATTGAAGTTGGCAGACAACTGTTTTTTGTGGGCAACCATCACTGCCTGGGCGAAGGAAGAGTTGCAACTGGAAGTGGGTATGGAAGTTTACGCTCAAATTAAAGGTGTCAGTGTTACGCAACGTGATATTGCTCTTTCACACTAA
- a CDS encoding YgiW/YdeI family stress tolerance OB fold protein: protein MKKFIVAAALILAPTIALAGGDHHETRNAVQYKGPVELTNLSGLLADSTMFTEQKVVVEGKLVRQINHEKFVFSDGKAEVQVELDDDIVLTQPLDATTQVRLFGEFEGGSTPEIEVDRIQVL from the coding sequence ATGAAAAAATTTATCGTAGCAGCTGCACTTATCCTAGCACCAACTATTGCTCTAGCTGGTGGTGACCATCACGAAACGCGTAACGCTGTACAATACAAAGGTCCTGTAGAACTGACCAACCTAAGTGGCTTACTTGCAGACAGCACTATGTTTACTGAACAAAAAGTGGTTGTTGAAGGCAAGCTTGTGCGCCAAATTAACCATGAAAAATTTGTATTTAGCGACGGTAAAGCAGAAGTACAAGTAGAACTTGATGACGATATCGTGCTGACTCAACCACTAGATGCAACCACCCAAGTCCGTCTATTTGGTGAATTTGAAGGCGGCAGCACGCCTGAGATCGAAGTTGATCGTATTCAAGTGCTATAA
- a CDS encoding cobyric acid synthase yields MQSPLKALMVQGTTSDAGKSVLVAGLCRVLARKGVKVAPFKPQNMALNSAVTKDGGEIGRAQAVQAAACNIEPSVHMNPVLLKPNSDTGAQVILQGKALTNMEATGYHDYKLVAMNTVMDSFSRLQNEYESVMIEGAGSPAEINLRANDIANMGFAENADVPVIIVADIDRGGVFAHLYGTLELLSQSEQDRVIGFVINRFRGDIALLESGLDWLEEKTGKPVIGVLPYLHGFDLEAEDAIDSQQQLGDQAKLVVKVPVFTRISNHTDFDALRQNPDIDLQYVGKGQSLSGADVIILPGSKSTRADLEYLRSQGWDKELAKHLRFGGKVIGICGGFQMLGQSVADPLGIEGEPGVTQGLGYLDVTTTMTENKKLNRVSGTLELCGKQAHVTGYEIHAGESKVLERQPIQLSDGHFDGALSECGQVFGTYLHGVFDDAEALSLLCEWMGFANVTTVDHQANQERAINRIADAIEEHMKLELLWPELGK; encoded by the coding sequence ATGCAATCACCTTTAAAAGCGTTAATGGTACAAGGAACGACATCAGATGCGGGCAAGAGTGTTTTGGTCGCAGGCTTATGTCGAGTATTGGCGAGAAAGGGAGTCAAAGTCGCGCCATTCAAGCCGCAAAATATGGCATTAAATAGTGCTGTGACGAAAGATGGTGGCGAGATTGGGCGTGCTCAGGCAGTGCAAGCGGCAGCGTGTAATATTGAACCAAGCGTTCATATGAATCCGGTCTTGTTAAAACCTAATTCAGATACTGGCGCACAAGTTATTTTACAAGGTAAAGCCTTAACTAATATGGAAGCCACCGGTTATCATGATTATAAGTTAGTTGCGATGAACACCGTGATGGATTCATTTTCGCGTCTGCAAAATGAATATGAATCGGTAATGATCGAAGGTGCTGGTAGCCCTGCTGAAATAAATTTGAGAGCCAATGACATTGCTAATATGGGGTTTGCTGAAAACGCCGATGTACCGGTGATCATTGTGGCAGATATTGATCGTGGTGGTGTATTCGCCCATTTATATGGCACATTAGAATTGCTGTCACAGTCAGAGCAAGACCGAGTGATTGGTTTTGTGATTAACCGCTTTAGAGGCGACATCGCACTGTTAGAGTCAGGGCTTGATTGGTTAGAAGAAAAAACCGGTAAGCCGGTCATTGGTGTTTTGCCTTACTTACACGGTTTTGATCTCGAAGCGGAAGATGCGATTGATAGCCAGCAGCAACTGGGCGATCAAGCCAAATTGGTGGTGAAAGTGCCAGTATTTACTCGTATAAGTAATCACACTGATTTTGATGCACTGCGCCAAAACCCGGATATCGATCTTCAATATGTAGGCAAAGGGCAATCACTGTCTGGTGCAGATGTGATTATTCTGCCTGGTTCAAAATCTACTCGCGCCGATCTTGAATATCTTCGTAGCCAAGGTTGGGATAAAGAACTGGCTAAACATTTACGTTTTGGCGGCAAGGTGATCGGTATTTGTGGCGGTTTTCAAATGCTAGGGCAAAGTGTTGCTGATCCTTTGGGCATTGAGGGGGAACCGGGTGTTACACAAGGTTTAGGTTACCTCGATGTCACCACGACTATGACAGAAAACAAAAAACTAAACCGTGTTAGTGGTACTCTTGAACTGTGTGGTAAGCAAGCTCATGTCACTGGCTATGAAATTCACGCTGGGGAGAGTAAGGTATTAGAACGACAACCTATTCAACTCAGTGATGGGCATTTCGATGGTGCCCTGAGTGAGTGTGGGCAAGTTTTCGGTACCTATTTACATGGTGTGTTTGACGATGCTGAGGCATTATCCTTACTGTGTGAGTGGATGGGCTTTGCTAATGTAACTACGGTTGACCACCAAGCCAATCAAGAGCGGGCAATCAATAGAATTGCCGATGCGATTGAAGAGCACATGAAACTAGAACTACTTTGGCCTGAATTAGGCAAATAA
- the modA gene encoding molybdate ABC transporter substrate-binding protein, whose product MLKITTTPLLISLLAGSALFSTTVHADDNATIRVYAASSLTNVLNQLISDYENTHSVDIVPIYGGSSSLARQIERGAPADMFISANEQWVTHLEKQGVANKQNIYDFTHNQLVVIAPQQSEIALNITEPKSWLSAIGDSRLAIGQPNAVPAGIYAKQSLQSLNLWQSLSKHLAPTKNVRVALTLVERAEAPLGIVYKSDAVVSSKVQVIHTFAASSHDPIRYPMVTITDSADVAQFTQYLMSEPAKQALSRFGFD is encoded by the coding sequence ATGCTTAAAATTACAACAACACCTTTACTGATTTCTTTGCTTGCAGGCAGTGCACTGTTTTCGACGACAGTGCACGCCGATGATAACGCGACGATACGAGTTTATGCCGCATCATCGCTAACCAACGTGCTTAATCAGCTGATTTCTGATTATGAAAATACACATTCAGTCGATATTGTGCCTATTTATGGGGGTTCTTCCTCGCTAGCTCGTCAAATTGAGCGTGGAGCGCCAGCCGATATGTTTATTTCTGCCAATGAGCAATGGGTGACGCATCTTGAAAAACAAGGTGTGGCTAATAAGCAGAACATCTATGACTTTACGCACAATCAGTTGGTCGTGATTGCACCGCAACAGAGTGAGATTGCTCTAAATATTACGGAGCCAAAATCGTGGTTAAGTGCTATCGGTGACAGTCGCTTGGCTATCGGTCAGCCGAATGCGGTTCCTGCCGGTATCTATGCAAAACAATCTTTGCAATCGCTCAATCTATGGCAATCATTGAGCAAGCATCTCGCGCCAACAAAGAATGTGCGTGTTGCGTTAACACTGGTTGAACGCGCTGAAGCACCACTTGGCATCGTCTATAAATCGGATGCGGTGGTGTCTAGCAAGGTGCAAGTGATTCATACCTTTGCAGCTTCAAGCCATGACCCAATTCGCTATCCAATGGTCACAATAACCGATTCTGCAGATGTCGCGCAATTTACTCAATACTTAATGAGTGAACCAGCGAAACAGGCATTAAGTCGATTTGGATTCGATTAA
- a CDS encoding methyl-accepting chemotaxis protein, which produces MSALSIKNKLTLAFVLAILIMTAAQTYLTSRQIFDETQRSITQYGNTLLDGRVASMDQWINTKINVLRSSSDAFINQGAPQTYLAQATKSGDLRIIYAALTDGQFIMGVDIELPPGFDPRTRGWYIDTMAKGSVNVTEPYIDASSNKLVVTVAEPFSAGNVKGVLGADVEIDTLVNNAVQLEDQGVTAFVTNSKGKIVAHENHSLALKGIELISPDLNTQTIEKLSKTTQLVDAVISGKEVLITSKAIANTDWFYTIVIDKDFAFQSHYDLIGQSMLMGLAQVLIIAVIALVIVKRALAPLNNLTDSMRDLAQGNGDLTKRIEVKTKDEIGSLATQVNAFISKLQEIVHDISDSSKNLDSRSEVSTKLASEISDSLSAQLNEISQIATAVHEMSAAAEEVASNAKMTAESALNSTEHCEQGKRVIRRNQDSITTLASQLDNAASVVTQLERNAQDINTIISTISEIAEQTNLLALNAAIEAARAGEQGRGFAVVADEVRVLSQRTHSSTVEIRQMIESLQKNSLEAVSSMTQSRDLAGSSVDDANSATEALEKITVSIQEISDMALQISNAASEQRTVTDEVSKNIQQANDISSTLSEEAQNSRNLSQDLRQIAMQLNQQVNLFKY; this is translated from the coding sequence ATGTCAGCGCTATCAATAAAAAATAAGCTCACCCTCGCCTTCGTGCTTGCCATTCTCATCATGACTGCTGCGCAAACTTATTTGACCAGTAGACAAATTTTCGATGAAACTCAACGTTCGATTACACAATACGGCAATACCTTGCTTGATGGCAGAGTTGCCAGCATGGACCAGTGGATCAACACCAAAATCAATGTACTGCGTTCTTCCTCTGATGCTTTCATCAATCAGGGGGCGCCACAAACTTATCTTGCCCAAGCCACCAAATCGGGTGATTTACGTATTATCTATGCTGCGTTAACCGACGGGCAATTTATTATGGGTGTCGATATTGAATTACCGCCAGGTTTCGACCCTCGTACTCGTGGTTGGTATATCGATACCATGGCTAAAGGCAGTGTTAATGTTACTGAACCTTACATCGATGCATCTTCAAACAAGCTCGTCGTTACCGTCGCCGAACCTTTCTCAGCAGGAAATGTTAAAGGTGTCCTAGGCGCGGATGTTGAAATCGATACTCTGGTCAACAACGCCGTACAATTAGAAGATCAAGGTGTGACGGCATTTGTCACCAACAGCAAAGGGAAAATTGTCGCCCATGAAAACCACTCGCTGGCATTAAAAGGCATCGAGTTGATCTCACCCGATCTCAATACCCAGACCATTGAAAAACTGTCTAAAACGACACAGTTAGTAGACGCGGTAATCTCTGGTAAAGAGGTATTAATTACCTCTAAAGCGATTGCCAATACCGATTGGTTTTACACTATCGTTATCGATAAAGACTTTGCTTTCCAATCTCACTACGACTTAATTGGACAATCCATGCTAATGGGCTTAGCCCAAGTATTGATCATCGCAGTCATTGCTCTAGTTATCGTTAAGCGTGCGCTAGCGCCATTAAACAATCTGACTGACTCTATGCGCGATCTAGCACAAGGTAATGGTGATTTAACCAAACGCATTGAAGTGAAAACTAAAGACGAAATCGGTTCGCTTGCCACTCAAGTCAATGCTTTCATCAGTAAACTACAAGAAATTGTGCATGATATTTCAGACTCGTCGAAAAACCTCGATAGCCGTTCCGAAGTCAGCACTAAGCTAGCGAGTGAAATTAGTGATTCCCTTTCTGCGCAATTAAACGAAATTTCACAAATCGCGACCGCGGTCCATGAAATGTCAGCCGCCGCAGAAGAAGTCGCAAGTAATGCCAAAATGACGGCAGAATCAGCGTTAAACTCAACCGAACATTGTGAACAAGGTAAACGAGTGATTCGCCGCAACCAAGATTCGATTACCACGTTAGCGAGTCAACTGGATAATGCCGCGAGTGTGGTCACTCAGTTGGAACGTAACGCTCAAGACATCAACACCATTATTTCAACGATTAGTGAAATTGCCGAACAAACGAACTTACTTGCGCTTAACGCCGCGATTGAAGCTGCGCGCGCCGGAGAACAGGGTCGTGGCTTCGCCGTCGTTGCAGACGAGGTTCGCGTGCTTTCACAAAGAACACACAGCTCTACGGTTGAAATTCGTCAAATGATCGAAAGTTTGCAAAAAAATAGCCTAGAAGCGGTTAGCTCAATGACACAAAGTCGTGACTTAGCTGGTTCAAGTGTTGATGATGCCAATAGCGCAACTGAAGCTTTAGAGAAGATCACCGTTTCGATTCAAGAAATCTCAGACATGGCACTACAAATCTCAAATGCAGCTTCCGAGCAACGCACAGTGACCGATGAAGTAAGTAAGAATATCCAACAAGCGAATGATATCTCTTCTACCCTTTCTGAAGAGGCACAAAACTCTCGCAATCTCTC
- a CDS encoding DUF3069 domain-containing protein, with amino-acid sequence MSDVTPTEKKTIDLSTVSAELRQVIEFDGVPEAMYEMVTSIHEVSEEAVRESWNELPKSAQNILDNFEQFHALVSVSQAFAGLNVMEEFPTLNLPQDMTEEQKNDYRASLLDQVLHNCVKDMVKQIKKARRDPILKRDFTDVFAK; translated from the coding sequence ATGTCTGACGTGACTCCAACTGAGAAAAAAACCATCGATCTATCTACTGTTTCAGCGGAACTACGCCAAGTAATCGAATTTGACGGTGTACCAGAAGCAATGTACGAGATGGTTACATCTATCCATGAAGTATCAGAAGAAGCGGTACGTGAATCATGGAATGAGTTACCAAAAAGTGCGCAAAACATTCTAGATAACTTCGAACAGTTTCATGCACTAGTTTCAGTTAGCCAGGCATTCGCTGGTCTAAATGTGATGGAAGAGTTCCCGACTCTAAACCTGCCACAAGATATGACTGAAGAACAGAAAAACGATTACCGTGCTTCTCTGCTAGACCAAGTACTTCACAACTGCGTGAAAGATATGGTTAAGCAAATCAAAAAAGCACGTCGTGATCCAATTCTTAAACGTGACTTCACGGACGTATTTGCTAAGTAA
- the modB gene encoding molybdate ABC transporter permease subunit — MDLLSEYEYQALILSLKVSFYAIVWLIPIGICLAWLLAKKQFVGKSLIDSLIHLPLVLPPVVIGYLLLVMMGRQGVVGQWLYQTFGLSFAFNWKGAVLASVVVALPLMVRAVRLSFESVDSKLEQAASTLGASPLKVFFTITLPLTLPGVITGTMLAFARSLGEFGATISFVSNIPGETQTIPLAMYTFIETPGSEMEAMRLCIISIAIALGSLLISEWLARQCARRLGAKQ; from the coding sequence ATGGACTTGTTGTCAGAATACGAATATCAAGCGCTGATTCTTAGTCTAAAAGTCTCGTTTTATGCGATTGTTTGGCTAATTCCGATCGGTATCTGTCTTGCTTGGTTACTTGCGAAAAAACAGTTTGTTGGCAAATCACTGATTGATAGTCTTATTCACCTACCTTTGGTGTTACCACCCGTAGTGATAGGTTATCTGTTACTTGTGATGATGGGACGTCAAGGTGTGGTAGGACAGTGGTTGTATCAGACTTTTGGGCTCTCTTTTGCGTTTAACTGGAAAGGCGCGGTCTTAGCGAGCGTCGTGGTCGCTTTACCCTTAATGGTCAGAGCGGTACGACTGAGTTTTGAGAGTGTTGATTCAAAACTGGAACAAGCTGCCTCAACGCTCGGCGCTTCTCCACTTAAAGTCTTCTTCACTATTACGCTGCCTTTAACCCTCCCTGGTGTCATTACTGGCACTATGTTGGCATTTGCGCGTAGCCTTGGCGAGTTTGGCGCGACAATCAGTTTTGTTTCAAACATTCCGGGCGAAACACAAACTATCCCTCTTGCTATGTACACCTTTATTGAAACGCCGGGTTCAGAAATGGAAGCAATGCGCCTTTGCATTATCTCTATCGCGATTGCTCTCGGTTCATTATTGATTTCCGAATGGCTTGCGCGTCAATGTGCCCGACGTTTGGGGGCAAAACAATGA